Proteins from a genomic interval of Sphingobacterium sp. SYP-B4668:
- a CDS encoding HD domain-containing protein: protein MLLENLLKQIDFIKEIDKVKYIQRKTKLFNSDRHENDAEHSWHLAVMTIVLAEHANEPIDILKVLKMVLIHDIVEIDAGDTFIYDTQKNHDNTNEERLAAHRIFGLLPESQSADLIEVWEEFEAGLTPEAKFAKAMDRLEPLLQNTSNEGGTWNEYDIRYNKVFEKKKVIGEGSKTIWEFAKRLINESIENGILKKDTPK, encoded by the coding sequence ATGCTTCTGGAAAATCTGCTCAAACAAATTGATTTCATAAAAGAAATAGACAAAGTCAAGTATATACAAAGGAAAACCAAATTATTCAATAGCGACAGACATGAAAACGATGCTGAGCATAGTTGGCACTTGGCTGTTATGACGATTGTCTTAGCTGAACATGCCAATGAACCAATTGATATTCTAAAAGTATTGAAAATGGTACTCATTCATGATATCGTCGAGATTGATGCCGGCGACACTTTTATATACGATACACAGAAAAATCACGACAACACCAACGAGGAAAGGTTAGCTGCGCATCGGATCTTTGGATTATTGCCCGAGAGTCAATCAGCAGATTTAATCGAAGTCTGGGAAGAGTTTGAGGCCGGATTGACCCCAGAAGCCAAATTTGCAAAAGCAATGGATCGCTTAGAGCCCCTATTACAGAATACATCAAATGAGGGTGGCACTTGGAATGAATACGATATCAGATACAATAAAGTATTCGAAAAGAAAAAGGTCATTGGCGAAGGCTCTAAGACAATTTGGGAATTTGCAAAAAGGCTAATCAACGAAAGTATTGAAAATGGAATTTTAAAAAAGGACACCCCAAAGTGA
- a CDS encoding carboxymuconolactone decarboxylase family protein encodes MEKRINIAELEPAAYRALIGLENYLATTTINKTLKELIKIRASQINGCAFCINMHTVDARKQGETEKRIYLLNAWKEVEGLYTAEERAVLALTEEMTLIANGGVSAATYQNAKSFFDDNLLAQIMVAIITINGWNRMCIATLVQPA; translated from the coding sequence ATGGAAAAGAGAATAAACATAGCAGAACTTGAACCTGCGGCTTATCGCGCATTAATTGGATTAGAAAATTATCTTGCTACGACGACAATTAATAAGACATTGAAAGAATTGATTAAGATTAGAGCTTCCCAGATCAACGGTTGTGCATTTTGTATCAATATGCACACGGTAGATGCTCGAAAACAAGGAGAGACAGAAAAGCGCATCTACCTTTTGAATGCTTGGAAAGAAGTGGAAGGATTATATACGGCAGAAGAAAGAGCTGTCTTGGCTTTAACGGAAGAAATGACTTTAATTGCGAACGGAGGTGTTTCGGCAGCAACGTATCAAAATGCCAAATCATTTTTCGATGATAATCTGCTGGCACAGATTATGGTCGCAATCATCACTATCAACGGATGGAATAGAATGTGTATAGCTACACTCGTACAACCGGCTTAA
- a CDS encoding SusC/RagA family TonB-linked outer membrane protein: MVKVKFHLLKFSFSICFFYFLNIATYAQNLRITGNIKEGEENLTGVSVQVKGIPGQGTQTDQKGNFIVELPKLPSTLVFSMVGYLTQEVIVENERALNIQMSVDPSTLEEVVVVGFGTQKKTEVVGSVTSVRPKDLKIPSSNLTAAFAGNVAGMIAYQRSGEPGADNADFFVRGITTFGANTRPLILIDNIELTTTDLARLQPDDIESFSIMKDATATALYGARGANGVILVTTKRGVEGPAKISFRTEMSMNRPTQDIALADPITYMKLHNESVLTRNPLGELPYSQDKIENTLKPGSSPYIYPANDWHGMLFKDYATSQRGNLSVTGGGKVARYFVSTAFTNDNGVLKVDKRNSFNNNIDFKNYTLRANVDINITQKTQLAVRLSGNFDDYNGPNISGEDMYNYVMHSNPVMFPAYYPKDEDFSYVKHIMFGNYQGNYRNPYAEMVRGYSDRTRSQMLASVELNQDLNFITPGLKFMTMLNLSRLSEYYVNRSYNPYWYQLRGNYDSFTGEYHLERFNENGTEYLDYREGPKTVEATTYSESRLNYNNTFGKHGVSGLLVFTTRQWIAANQGSLQLSLPSRNVGFAGRSTYNYDNKYFFEFNFGYNGSERFANNHRWGFFPSAGLAWVISNENFFEKYRPTIHNLKLRYTYGLVGNDQIGDRYDRFFYLSQVNMNDVARGSFFGENLDKGAAGIRINRYANEAITWENSTKQNFAIELGLFNKANIIAEYFTEHRRNILMTRAAIPSTMGLQAAIRANIGEATAHGMDIQSDFTHSWNEHFWTSARANFTYSTSKFKVYEEPDYKEAYRSRVGYSLSQTWGFIAERLFMDDAEANNAPTQTFGGLYGGGDIKYLDVNQDGQITAADMVPIGNPTSPEIIYGFGLSVGYKGFDASAFFQGLSNESFWINPVETSPFQDQTQLLKAYADSHWSEDNQDMYALWPRLSSTLVNNNIQTSTWFMRDGTFLRLKQAEVGYSLPGKWKERIHLNNFRIYLSGTNLLNFSKFKLWDVEMGGNGLGYPLQRVFNVGINMSFN, translated from the coding sequence ATGGTAAAAGTAAAGTTTCATTTATTGAAATTTTCTTTCTCTATTTGCTTTTTCTATTTCCTTAACATTGCTACATATGCGCAAAACCTAAGGATTACCGGAAATATCAAAGAGGGAGAAGAGAATTTAACAGGCGTCTCTGTGCAAGTTAAAGGAATACCGGGACAGGGAACACAAACAGATCAAAAAGGCAATTTCATCGTAGAATTGCCCAAACTTCCAAGCACGTTAGTATTCAGTATGGTCGGCTATCTTACACAAGAGGTGATAGTAGAAAACGAACGTGCACTCAATATCCAAATGTCCGTCGATCCAAGCACGCTTGAAGAGGTTGTCGTGGTAGGCTTTGGTACCCAGAAGAAAACCGAAGTCGTTGGCTCGGTGACTTCCGTAAGACCCAAAGATCTTAAAATACCTTCCAGTAACCTTACAGCTGCGTTTGCCGGAAATGTAGCCGGTATGATTGCCTATCAACGTAGCGGCGAACCTGGGGCAGACAATGCCGATTTCTTTGTCCGGGGGATTACCACTTTTGGAGCGAATACGCGGCCGCTTATCTTAATTGATAATATCGAACTCACTACCACCGACCTTGCAAGATTACAACCCGACGATATCGAGAGTTTCTCGATTATGAAAGATGCGACGGCGACCGCTCTGTATGGGGCAAGAGGTGCCAATGGGGTCATCTTGGTAACCACTAAACGAGGAGTGGAAGGACCCGCCAAAATTTCTTTTCGGACAGAAATGTCTATGAACCGCCCCACACAAGATATAGCATTGGCAGACCCTATTACCTATATGAAACTACATAACGAATCTGTCCTGACACGTAATCCGCTGGGAGAATTACCGTATAGCCAAGATAAAATCGAAAACACCCTCAAACCAGGTTCTAGCCCATATATATACCCTGCGAATGATTGGCACGGTATGTTGTTCAAGGATTACGCAACCTCTCAAAGGGGAAACTTGAGTGTGACAGGTGGGGGTAAAGTAGCACGATACTTCGTATCAACCGCCTTTACCAACGATAATGGTGTGCTGAAAGTAGATAAACGTAATAGTTTCAACAATAATATTGATTTCAAGAACTATACGCTTCGCGCCAATGTCGACATCAACATTACGCAAAAAACACAGTTGGCAGTTCGGTTGTCCGGAAATTTTGATGATTACAATGGCCCCAATATATCTGGAGAGGACATGTACAATTATGTCATGCATTCTAACCCCGTGATGTTTCCAGCATATTATCCAAAAGATGAAGATTTCAGTTATGTGAAGCACATTATGTTCGGAAACTATCAAGGCAATTACCGTAATCCTTACGCCGAAATGGTTCGCGGATATAGCGACAGGACCCGCTCTCAAATGTTAGCAAGCGTTGAATTGAACCAAGATCTGAATTTCATTACCCCTGGATTGAAATTCATGACCATGCTGAATTTATCTCGATTATCAGAGTACTATGTCAACAGATCATACAACCCGTATTGGTATCAATTGCGAGGCAACTATGACAGCTTCACAGGTGAGTATCATTTAGAGCGATTCAATGAAAATGGAACTGAATATCTCGATTATCGGGAAGGGCCAAAAACCGTTGAAGCTACTACCTATTCCGAATCTAGGCTCAATTACAACAATACTTTCGGGAAGCACGGCGTGAGTGGGTTATTAGTATTTACCACTCGCCAATGGATAGCGGCCAATCAAGGTAGCTTGCAATTGTCCTTACCTTCACGTAACGTCGGCTTTGCCGGAAGATCCACCTACAACTATGACAACAAGTATTTCTTTGAGTTCAATTTTGGATATAATGGTTCCGAGCGTTTTGCAAACAATCATCGTTGGGGCTTCTTTCCCTCGGCCGGTTTAGCATGGGTGATATCTAATGAAAATTTCTTCGAAAAATATAGACCAACTATCCACAACTTAAAACTTCGCTACACCTATGGATTAGTCGGGAATGATCAAATCGGTGATCGCTATGATCGCTTTTTCTATCTCTCTCAAGTCAATATGAACGATGTGGCTAGAGGTTCCTTTTTTGGAGAGAACTTAGATAAAGGTGCTGCGGGGATTCGAATCAATCGGTACGCAAACGAAGCTATTACTTGGGAAAACTCAACTAAGCAGAACTTTGCCATAGAACTAGGATTGTTCAATAAAGCAAATATTATCGCAGAATACTTTACCGAGCACCGTCGTAATATTCTCATGACCAGAGCCGCTATCCCTTCCACCATGGGTCTACAAGCAGCGATCAGAGCTAATATTGGCGAGGCAACAGCACATGGTATGGATATACAATCTGATTTTACCCATTCTTGGAATGAGCATTTTTGGACTTCCGCAAGAGCCAATTTCACTTACTCAACCAGTAAATTTAAAGTATATGAGGAGCCCGACTATAAAGAAGCATACCGTTCACGAGTAGGCTACTCGCTAAGTCAGACTTGGGGATTCATCGCTGAACGACTATTTATGGATGATGCAGAAGCCAATAACGCTCCAACCCAAACATTTGGAGGATTGTATGGTGGAGGAGATATCAAATACCTTGATGTTAATCAGGATGGACAGATAACCGCAGCTGATATGGTTCCTATTGGGAATCCCACTTCCCCAGAAATCATTTATGGATTTGGTCTATCTGTCGGATACAAAGGATTTGATGCCTCCGCATTTTTCCAAGGGTTGTCAAATGAATCTTTTTGGATAAATCCAGTCGAAACATCCCCTTTCCAAGATCAAACACAATTGTTAAAAGCTTATGCAGATTCGCATTGGTCCGAGGATAACCAAGACATGTACGCACTATGGCCTCGCTTGAGCAGTACTTTGGTCAACAACAATATACAAACTAGCACCTGGTTTATGCGGGATGGTACATTTTTACGGCTAAAACAAGCTGAAGTCGGATATTCACTCCCCGGAAAATGGAAGGAACGAATTCATCTGAATAACTTTCGAATCTACCTAAGCGGCACCAATTTACTCAACTTCAGTAAGTTTAAACTTTGGGATGTGGAGATGGGAGGTAATGGCTTAGGATATCCGTTACAACGTGTCTTCAATGTGGGGATTAATATGTCCTTTAACTAA
- a CDS encoding RagB/SusD family nutrient uptake outer membrane protein, which produces MKTIIKNIKLRIFALITLTSFSVSCNNYLDIVPDDGLATLESAFTLRSTAIRYLYTCYGFMTSEGNLDGDNGYMSGDELWSVIDRRESGAIWGGTMFNMARGFQTASGPYGNDWSGIYEGIRACNVMLENIHKVPDLPEWERLQWIAETKFLKAYYHFHLMKKWGPIPLVKENLSINASVEEVRVYRDPMDECFDYVIELLNEAIPDLPSKVQSRDELGRITRPIAASMKAKIMVYAASPLFNNNQDQANLMDKNGRKLFKTDKTPEQVKKRWDDAVVACKEAIAICKEASHGLFTHQGRVRVNDTIQLQLDIRNAITEKWNTEIIWANAHTSLGANRNLQLASAPNLQWEQYPDMPSLYNHIQPPLKIVDQFYTNHGIPMENDLEWLNKNPLSLRTGGVQDRWYIRQGYVTAEMNYNREPRFYAWLGFDGGQWYGQKPEVNDPIAGDMFWIACRAGGNQQKKGHDWGPVSGYYLKKVVHYQNRQSSATGYDAITYPWPMLRLADLYLLCAEAINESEGPNGVNSSYLFEYLDAVRERAGLPGVKEAWDKYSNSPNRYGTQQNLREIIHRERLIELSFESNRFWDIRRWKKAAVEYEKGMYGFKVTAGKPEEYYQKILMTNQKFSIKDYFWPIQISLIEQNPNLVQNTGW; this is translated from the coding sequence ATGAAAACAATTATTAAAAATATAAAGCTGAGAATCTTCGCTTTAATAACATTGACGTCATTTTCGGTATCCTGCAACAACTATTTGGACATCGTGCCAGATGACGGTCTAGCGACCTTAGAAAGTGCTTTCACGCTGCGTTCAACAGCGATACGATACCTATACACATGTTATGGATTTATGACATCAGAGGGTAATCTCGATGGTGATAATGGATATATGTCCGGTGACGAACTTTGGTCAGTGATAGACCGTAGAGAGAGCGGAGCCATATGGGGTGGAACGATGTTCAATATGGCCAGAGGATTCCAAACTGCTTCAGGTCCATATGGCAATGATTGGTCTGGCATATATGAAGGAATTCGTGCCTGCAACGTCATGTTGGAAAACATCCACAAGGTACCCGATCTCCCCGAATGGGAGAGACTACAATGGATTGCGGAAACAAAATTTTTAAAAGCATATTATCACTTTCATTTAATGAAAAAATGGGGGCCAATCCCTTTGGTTAAAGAGAATCTATCCATCAATGCGAGTGTGGAAGAGGTCCGTGTATATCGAGACCCAATGGACGAGTGCTTTGATTATGTTATTGAGCTACTAAATGAAGCCATTCCAGACCTCCCCAGCAAAGTACAAAGTCGTGATGAATTAGGTAGAATTACTAGACCCATCGCTGCATCCATGAAAGCGAAAATCATGGTATACGCAGCAAGTCCGCTATTTAACAATAATCAGGACCAAGCCAACTTAATGGATAAAAATGGGAGAAAGCTGTTCAAGACCGATAAAACGCCTGAGCAAGTCAAGAAAAGATGGGATGATGCTGTAGTCGCCTGCAAGGAAGCTATTGCAATATGTAAGGAGGCTAGCCATGGATTATTCACTCATCAAGGAAGGGTTAGAGTCAACGATACAATACAATTGCAACTGGATATCCGTAATGCGATTACCGAAAAATGGAATACAGAAATTATCTGGGCTAACGCGCACACTTCTTTAGGTGCAAATCGCAACCTACAATTAGCCTCTGCTCCAAATCTACAATGGGAACAGTATCCCGACATGCCTTCTCTATACAATCATATCCAACCGCCACTAAAGATTGTCGATCAATTCTACACAAATCATGGTATCCCTATGGAGAATGATTTAGAATGGTTGAACAAGAATCCCCTAAGTCTTCGCACAGGAGGGGTCCAAGATCGTTGGTACATCCGACAAGGGTATGTAACAGCTGAAATGAATTACAACCGTGAGCCACGATTTTATGCTTGGCTGGGTTTTGATGGCGGGCAATGGTACGGACAGAAGCCTGAGGTCAATGATCCAATAGCAGGTGACATGTTTTGGATAGCCTGCCGAGCGGGCGGGAATCAGCAGAAGAAAGGACATGATTGGGGTCCAGTATCCGGATACTACTTAAAGAAAGTCGTTCACTATCAAAACCGGCAATCATCCGCCACTGGTTACGATGCGATTACCTACCCTTGGCCCATGTTGCGCCTTGCTGACTTATATTTATTGTGCGCTGAGGCTATTAACGAATCCGAAGGTCCGAACGGCGTCAACAGCAGCTATCTATTTGAATACTTAGATGCCGTCCGAGAAAGAGCAGGTCTACCCGGTGTGAAAGAAGCGTGGGACAAATATTCCAACAGCCCCAATAGATACGGTACCCAACAGAATCTTCGTGAAATTATCCACAGAGAAAGATTGATCGAGCTTTCTTTTGAAAGCAATCGTTTCTGGGATATCAGAAGATGGAAAAAAGCAGCAGTGGAATATGAAAAGGGCATGTATGGATTCAAGGTCACGGCGGGTAAACCAGAAGAATACTATCAGAAAATACTGATGACCAACCAAAAATTTTCGATAAAAGATTACTTCTGGCCAATCCAGATTTCCTTGATCGAACAAAATCCAAATTTAGTACAAAATACAGGATGGTAA
- a CDS encoding DUF4959 domain-containing protein: MKRLIYSFVILFAFNGCKEEGRIDFIDDQASAPTPVEIKNVKNISGGAIITYDIPSDHNLLGVKAVYVRNGKTVETKGSLYVDTLIVEGFGNTNEQEIELFSIGRNEKLSSPVSVKISPLAPPVQLVKFDLEAGFGGVVVGLDENKTNADLSIVLLADTMGNGKYVDMQTFHTKSGKIKFSRRGLKIQPSKFGLYLRDRWNNVSDTIYRELTPIEEVKIPSDLFRNAALPTDYFLTAEGNTGYRLEQLWLGADASDNAFYASSHSAPMPQWFTIDLGRRVSISRIQKWPRPEYELYSSTAPRTFEVWGSEAPNPNGSFDDSWFLIGEFEQFKPSGYGEGREVGPVTDEDKDYWYNRTEFDVIPTAKAPDPYRPVTHLRIRVTSTFQTYGTETNRSQIIIAQLAFWGQLK, from the coding sequence ATGAAAAGATTAATCTATAGTTTCGTGATATTATTTGCATTCAATGGATGTAAAGAAGAGGGCCGAATTGATTTTATTGATGACCAAGCATCAGCCCCGACTCCGGTAGAGATTAAAAACGTAAAAAATATCTCTGGAGGAGCAATCATAACCTACGACATACCGAGTGACCATAATCTCCTCGGCGTAAAGGCTGTATATGTTAGAAATGGTAAGACAGTGGAAACCAAAGGCTCCCTATATGTCGATACGTTAATAGTAGAAGGTTTTGGAAATACGAACGAGCAAGAAATCGAATTGTTCAGCATCGGCCGAAACGAAAAACTTTCGTCTCCTGTTTCCGTAAAAATAAGCCCCTTGGCCCCACCGGTACAACTGGTCAAATTTGATTTGGAAGCTGGATTTGGAGGTGTAGTGGTAGGTCTTGATGAGAATAAGACGAATGCCGATTTATCCATAGTACTATTAGCAGATACCATGGGCAATGGTAAGTACGTCGACATGCAGACCTTCCACACCAAATCCGGGAAAATAAAGTTTTCACGGCGAGGATTGAAGATACAGCCTTCCAAATTTGGTCTTTATTTGAGGGACCGTTGGAACAATGTTTCCGACACCATCTATCGAGAATTAACTCCAATCGAAGAAGTCAAAATACCAAGTGATCTCTTTCGAAACGCAGCCTTACCTACTGATTATTTCCTCACCGCAGAAGGTAATACAGGCTATCGCCTAGAACAATTGTGGCTTGGAGCAGATGCTTCTGACAATGCATTTTATGCTAGCTCTCACAGTGCACCCATGCCACAGTGGTTTACCATTGACTTAGGTAGAAGAGTCTCCATCAGTCGAATACAAAAATGGCCTCGACCTGAATATGAATTGTATTCCAGTACAGCCCCTAGGACCTTCGAAGTCTGGGGTAGTGAGGCGCCCAATCCAAATGGCAGCTTTGACGATAGTTGGTTTTTGATTGGTGAGTTTGAACAATTCAAACCCTCGGGTTATGGAGAAGGAAGAGAAGTAGGTCCTGTTACAGATGAAGACAAGGATTATTGGTACAATAGAACAGAATTTGATGTCATACCTACCGCAAAAGCCCCAGACCCAT